In Astyanax mexicanus isolate ESR-SI-001 chromosome 17, AstMex3_surface, whole genome shotgun sequence, a single window of DNA contains:
- the camlg gene encoding calcium signal-modulating cyclophilin ligand, producing MEAGDEASGRSAAQRRAESRRRRLLQNSEQRMNRIVGFGKGDADSSEARHTMEPRFHLDLDPNDAWTPPVSSKRLSPYISETGGSKNTTPSSTPERRGSPLPDSREDLGEDDLSRGVRQRPRGELSSDEHSRSPRRGLQKYLSRFDDAMKLRGQLANEKAAQDSSSDPEELDPFRLFRLTGSVLLAVFVRIFVCQYLSIFAPFLTLELAYMGLYKYFPKVEKKSKTTVLTAALLLSGIPAEVINHSMDTYRKMGDVFADLCVYFFTFIMCHELILLFGSESS from the exons ATGGAGGCCGGGGACGAGGCGAGCGGCCGCAGCGCAGCTCAGCGCCGGGCGGAGAGCAGGCGGAGGAGGCTGCTGCAGAACTCCGAGCAGAGGATGAACAGAATAGTGGGCTTCGGGAAGGGCGACGCGGATAGCAGCG AAGCCCGACACACGATGGAGCCTCGCTTCCACCTAGACCTGGACCCAAATGATGCCTGGACGCCACCGGTGTCTTCTAAGCGCCTCTCTCCATACATCTCTGAGACGGGTGGCAGCAAAAACACAACCCCCAGCAGCACCCCTGAAAGGCGGGGCTCTCCCCTGCCGGACAGCAGAGAGGACCTGGGGGAGGATGACCTGTCCCGTGGGGTGCGACAGCGGCCACGGGGAGAGCTGTCCAGTGATGAGCACTCGCGCTCTCCTCGAAGGGGCCTGCAGAAGTACCTGTCCCGCTTTGACGACGCAATGAAGCTGCGGGGTCAGCTAGCGAACGAGAAGGCGGCACAGGACAGCAGCTCTGACCCGGAGGAGCTTGACCCCTTCCGTCTCTTCCGGCTCACCGGGAGTGTCCTTTTAGCTGTCTTTGTACGCATCTTCGTCTGCCAGTACTTG TCAATATTTGCACCGTTTCTCACTCTGGAGCTGGCCTACATGGGGTTATACAAGTACTTTCCAAAG gtgGAGAAAAAGTCAAAGACCACTGTCCTCACTGCTGCCCTCCTGCTGTCCGGCATTCCGGCTGAGGTCATTAACCATTCCATGGACACTTATCGGAAAATGGGCGACGTGTTTGCCGACCTCTGCGTGTATTTCTTCACCTTTATCATGTGTCACGAGCTCATCCTCTTGTTCGGGTCTGAGTCATCGTGA
- the LOC103041418 gene encoding arylsulfatase B, with the protein MMVQVWVKTLIVCVSVCVSVCRGAGSPPHVVFVLADDLGWNDVGFRGSEIRTPELDRLAAAGVRLDGYYVQPLCTPSRNQLMTGRYQIHTGMQHQIIWPCQPYCVPLEEKLLPQLMKEAGYSTHMVGKWHLGMYRKECLPTRRGFDSYFGYLTGSEDYFTHQRCSYITPLNVTRCALDLRDGEQVAKGYNGSFSTELFTQRATSIIQQHKPNQPLFLYVALQAVHAPLQVPKRYTTPYDFIKDKNRRVYAGMVSAMDEAVGNISRALQDAGLWNNTVLIFSTDNGGQTLSGGNNWPLRGRKWSLWEGGVRGVGFVNSPLLERPGTVSRELIHISDWLPTLVGLAGGSTNGTKPLDGFNVWDAISKGKASPRLELLHNIDPMYDDVAPCTGENVEFHETNHLFSRRQAISDLRQWSRPFNVSIHAAIRYGKWKLLTGYPGCPLWFPPPGVAGGKGVSVTPEPLKQVMLFNIELDPEERNEISAHHPETVNFLLRRLEHYQEQAVPITFPLDDPGCDPERTGAWGPWA; encoded by the exons ATGATGGTGCAGGTTTGGGTAAAGACcctgatagtgtgtgtgagtgtgtgtgtgagtgtgtgtaggggAGCTGGTTCTCCTCCGCACGTGGTCTTCGTACTTGCGGATGATCTGGGCTGGAATGATGTGGGTTTTCGCGGCTCTGAGATCCGGACCCCGGAACTGGACCGGCTGGCTGCAGCGGGGGTCCGGCTGGACGGGTATTATGTCCAGCCGCTCTGCACCCCGTCCAGGAACCAACTAATGACCGGCAGGTACCAG ATTCACACAGGGATGCAGCACCAGATAATCTGGCCGTGCCAGCCGTACTGCGTCCCTCTGGAGGAGAAGCTGCTGCCACAGCTGATGAAGGAGGCAGGTTACTCCACCCACATGGTGGGCAAATGGCATTTGGGCATGTACAGAAAAGAGTGCCTGCCCACACGGCGTGGTTTCGACTCCTACTTCG GATACCTAACCGGTTCTGAGGATTATTTCACCCATCAGCGATGCTCTTACATCACTCCACTGAATGTCACTCGCTGTGCCCTGGATCTGAGGGATGGGGAGCAGGTTGCTAAGGGTTACAATGGCTCCTTCTCTACCGAGCTCTTCACTCAGAGAGCAACCAGCATTAttcagcagcacaaacccaaccag CCCCTCTTTCTCTATGTGGCTCTGCAGGCGGTTCATGCTCCTCTGCAAGTGCCTAAGCGCTACACCACCCCCTATGATTTCATTAAGGACAAGAATCGGCGAGTGTATGCAGGCATGGTGTCAGCAATGGATGAGGCTGTGGGAAACATCAGCAGAGCCCTGCAGGACGCTGGACTGTGGAACAACACTGTGCTCATCTTCTCCACAG ATAATGGGGGGCAAACGCTATCTGGGGGGAACAACTGGCCTCTCCGGGGCAGAAAGTGGAGCCTCTGGGAGGGTGGAGTCAGAGGCGTGGGCTTCGTAAACAGCCCTCTACTGGAGCGCCCGGGAACCGTCAGCCGAGAGCTGATCCACATTTCTGACTGGCTGCCTACTCTAGTGGGTCTGGCTGGTGGATCCACCAATGGCACAAAGCCGCTGGATGGGTTTAACGTGTGGGATGCTATCAG TAAAGGAAAAGCTTCTCCTAGACTGGAACTGCTGCACAATATCGATCCAATGTATGATGATGTCGCTCCAT GTACTGGAGAGAATGTAGAGTTTCATGAAACCAACCATCTGTTTTCACGGAGACAGGCCATCTCAGATTTACGCCAATGGTCCCGTCCATTTAATGTGTCGATACACGCCGCCATCCGTTACGGCAAATGGAAGCTCCTGACTGGTTACCCAG GTTGTCCCCTGTGGTTCCCTCCTCCAGGTGTGGCGGGTGGGAAGGGGGTCTCTGTCACACCTGAGCCGCTCAAACAGGTAATGCTGTTCAACATTGAGCTGGACCCTGAAGAGAGAAACGAGATCTCTGCGCACCACCCAGAGACCGTCAACTTCCTGCTGAGGCGGCTGGAACACTACCAGGAGCAGGCAGTGCCCATCACCTTCCCTCTGGATGATCCAGGCTGTGACCCCGAGCGGACGGGAGCCTGGGGGCCGTGGGCCTGA